CCTTGAGCCCCTCGAAAATCTCCTGGGAATAATGAAATACCGAGCATGCCGGGTCGAGGACAAAAGGAGCATACGGTTCGATGCGAGCATCAACCCAGCCCTGGCCCACCTTCCACTCTGCCATGAGCATCCGGTCAGTGAAAAGTTTCCCGAATCCCAGATGAGATTCGTCAGTGTACTTGGTTTTCTTCCGGTCATCCGGCAGTGGCGCGATTCTAATCTCCATCTTATGGAACCTCCATCTGATTAGGCGCAGTGCGTCGTAATATGTAACTTTTATGGTTTATCACATGAGTATGCGGAGGGGCAAGGGGTTTCCCCTTACCCACTATCCAATCCCGTCATTCATCGACAAAAAGCGACAAGCCTGCACTGACAAGGCAACGAGAATCCAACCCCTTGATTTTTCGCTTCTTGATTGTTACACTGTTAGCACTCAAGCATGTTGAGTGCCAGACAAAGAATGCACAATGCAATAGGAGGCCATGTTCATGACCATGAATCTCCCCATAGTCGCTGACAGTCTCTCCCTCTACCTGACTGAAATACGGAAATTCCCACTCCTCTCCCCCGACGAAGAGCGGCTCTACGCCGTAAAGTTCTTCGAGGAAAAAGATCTGGAATCTGCCCATCGGCTCATCACCTCAAACCTTCGCTTTGTGGTGAAGGTTGCCTCTGAATACAAATCCTACGGCATGAAAATGCTCGACTTGATTCAAGAGGGAAACATAGGCCTAATTATGGCCGTACGCAAATTCAATCCGCACAAGGGAATCCGCCTCATTTCCTACGCCGTTTGGTGGATCAGGGCCTATATCCAGAACTACATCATCTCCGCCTGGAGCCTTTTGAAAATTGGCACCACTCAGGCGCAAAAGAAGCTCTTTTTCAAGCTCAATCAAGCAAAGAATGCCATCAGACAATTAACTGGAGCTGATAATCTGGAAGCCACCGCACTGGCTCTCGACGTAAAGGAGTCGGAAGCAGTCGAAATGAATCAGCGGATGCAAGGTGAATTCTCGTTAGACGCTGAGGTGGTTGCCGGTGAAGGCCTAACTTTGCTGGAGTCGCTCATTGACGACCGTCAGAATCAGGAAGAAGCGTTAG
The nucleotide sequence above comes from Geobacter benzoatilyticus. Encoded proteins:
- the rpoH gene encoding RNA polymerase sigma factor RpoH; this translates as MTMNLPIVADSLSLYLTEIRKFPLLSPDEERLYAVKFFEEKDLESAHRLITSNLRFVVKVASEYKSYGMKMLDLIQEGNIGLIMAVRKFNPHKGIRLISYAVWWIRAYIQNYIISAWSLLKIGTTQAQKKLFFKLNQAKNAIRQLTGADNLEATALALDVKESEAVEMNQRMQGEFSLDAEVVAGEGLTLLESLIDDRQNQEEALAEQQEASLLQGQVAQAMERLNEKERYVIERRVASDEPLTLQEIADHFSISRERVRQIEENALKKIKNHLTPIIV